GCCATTGGCGGACGAGACCCTGGCTCGAGCGCGCGCTGCCGATGCGGTACTGCTTGGCGCCGTGGGCGGCCCCAAGTGGGACACCATCGAGCCGGCGCTTCGTCCGGAACGGGGTTTGCTGAAGATCCGCTCGCAGCTCGAGTTGTTCGGCAACCTGCGCCCGGCGATCCTCTATCCGCAATTGGCCAGCGCCTCGACCCTGAAGCCCGACGTGGTCTCAGGGTTGGATATCCTCATCGTCCGCGAACTCACCGGCGGAATTTACTTCGGCCAGCCGCGCGAGCGGCGCACGCTGGACAACGGCGAGCGGCAGGCATACGACACCTTGCCCTATAGCGAAAGCGAGATCCGCCGCATCGCCAAGGTCGGCTTCGATATGGCCATGGTGCGCAATCGCAAGCTGTGTTCAGTCGACAAGGCCAATGTCCTGGCTTCCAGCCAGCTCTGGCGGGAAGTGGTAGAAGAAGTCGCCAGGGACTATCCCGAGGTCGAGCTGTCACACATGTACGTCGACAACTGCGCCATGCAGCTGGTCCGCGCGCCGAAGCAGTTTGACGTGATCGTTACCGACAACATGTTTGGCGACATACTGTCAGACCAGGCTTCGATGTTGACAGGCTCGATTGGCATGCTGCCCTCGGCTTCGCTCGACCGGAATAACAAGGGCATGTACGAGCCGTGTCATGGCAGCGCGCCGGACATAGCCGGGCAGGGCGTCGCCAACCCGCTGGCAACGATTCTCTCTGTATCGATGATGCTGCGTTACACCTTCAATCAGGTGCAGGCCGCCGACGCGATCGAGAAAGCGGTCAGTCTGGTGCTCGACCAGGGCTTGCGCACAGGAGACATCATGTCCGACGGATGTCGCCGCGTGGGCACCGCCGAAATGGGTGATGCCGTGGCTTCCGCCCTGGAAAACCTGTAACCTGTACGGCTCTTTGCGCGCCCGGCAGGCAGCTGGGCGCCGTTGTCTTTGAATTTTTTACCCCACGGGGGTGGCTGTTATGAAAAGAGTAGGTTTGGTTGGCTGGCGCGGCATGGTGGGTTCCGTGCTGATGCAGCGCATGCGAGAAGAAGATGATTTCACCGGTATCGATCCGGTGTTTTTCACCACGTCCAATGTCGGCGGCAAAGGCCCGGATATCGGCAAGGACATTCCCGCGTTGCAGGACGCCTTCGACATCGAATCGCTCAAGCCCATGGAAGTGATCATCACCTGCCAGGGCGGCGATTACACCAAGGAAGTCTATCCGAAGCTGCGCGCCGAAGGCTGGAACGGCTATTGGATCGACGCCGCCTCGACACTGCGCATGGAAGACGATGCCGTGATCATTCTTGATCCGGTCAATCGCCGCAATATCGATCAGGCGGTACGTGATGGCATTCGCACCTACGTTGGCGGCAACTGCACCGTCAGCCTGATGCTGATGGGCCTGGGTGGCTTGTTCGAAAACGGGCTCGTCGAATGGATGAGCGCCATGACCTATCAGGCCGCGAGCGGTGCTGGTGCGCAAAACATGCGCGAGCTGATCGGCCAGATGGGCACCATTCACGCTTCGGTCGCCGACAACCTCGCGGACCCGGCCAGTGCAATTCTCGAGATCGATCGCACCGTTGCCGCGACGCTTCGTGAAGACTCGTTCCCGGCAGAGCATTTCGGCGTTCCGCTGGCGGGCAGCCTGATCCCCTGGATCGACAAACAGCTGCCCAACGGGCAGAGCCGTGAAGAATGGAAGGCTCAGGCCGAAACCAACAAGATCATCGGTCGCAGCGGTCGCCCGATCCCGGTCGATGGCATCTGCGTGCGTATCGGCGCCATGCGCTGCCATAGCCAGGCGCTGACCATCAAGCTCAACAAGGACGTACCGCTGGCTGATATCGAGGCGATGCTCGATCAACACAACCAGTGGTCGAAGGTCGTGCCCAACACCAAGGAAGACACCTTGCGTGATTTGACGCCGACTTCCGTCACCGGCACCTTGAGTGTACCGGTAGGGCGTTTGCGTAAGCTGAACATGGGCTCGCAGTATCTCTCGGCCTTCACGGTCGGTGATCAGTTGCTGTGGGGCGCGGCGGAGCCGCTGCGTCGCATGTTGCGGATTTTGCAGGAGAGCTGATACTCGGCAGAGTGCAGCACGATCAGGGCATCCCGGGAAACCGGGGTGCCCTTTGCGTTTTTAATGCTTAAAATTCAAGAGGCTGAATCGTATATGTCATGCGATATCGCAATTGTTGGAGTCACCGGGCTGGAGAGTGAAAGCCTCCTCGAGGTTCTGGAGGACGAAGGCTATCCATTCGCCAAAATCCACCTGCTTGAGCCAACCGATAGCGCTGGAGAGAGGCTGATGCTCAAAGGGCAGAGCCAGCGGGTCGAAGCGTTGGAGCGTTTCGATTTCTCCAGCGTCAAGGTGGTGATCTTCCTTGGTAGTCGCGAGGTGGCAACAGAATGGGCGCCCGCCATAACGGCCAAGGGCTGCGCCATAGTGGACGCCACCGGTGCGCATCGTGGCCAGAAAGACATCCCGGTCGTGGTGGCTGAGGTCAATCCGCAGCACATCGGCGAGTACGCGAGCCGACGCATCGTCGCTTGCCCGGATGCCCAGGTGGTGCAGACGGTTCTCGCGCTCAAGCCGCTACTCGATGAGGCGGGGCTGCGTTCCGTATCGCTGGCTACCTACCAGTCCATGTCGACCCACAGCAAGGATGCGCTGGAAGCTCTCGCGTTCCAGACCAGTCGTTTGCTCAATGGCCAGCCCGCGGAGCGCGGAGCCTTCGACAAGCAGTCGGCTTTCAATCTGCTCCCGCGTATTGGCGAAGTTGATGAGATGGGCGTGGCCGATGCTGAGCGCGCCCTGGCCGAGGACGTACGACGGGTGCTGGACCTACCCGACCTGCCGATCTCTGCGACCTGTGTTCTGGTTCCGGTGTTCTTCGGTAGCGCTCAGGCGATGCAAGCCGTGACCGAGCAGAAGGTCGCTTCAAAGCGTCTCGCCGGTCTGCTGCGCAAGGGAGCCGGTCTGAAGCTGCTTGACAAACCGGCCGCAGGCGGATATCCCACTCCTGTCAGCGATGCGACGGGCAGTGACCATGTGTGGATTGGACGATTGCGCCAGGACACGCTGGATCCGCACAGCGTCAGCATGTGGGTCGTCTCCGATAATCTTCGAAAAGGTGTCGTACTTAACAGTCTTGCGGTCGCAGCCCGGTTGATAAAAGACTTTTTGTAATCGATACTTGCTGGGGATTTTGTATCAAGCGGTTTAGGTTTGTACGGGAGCGCTGAAGGGAGCTCGTTGGACTCGCTGAATTGCTGGAATGACGCCTGTCGGCCGGATGGGGAGCAACACGATGGCTGGACGATGGGCGGCGAAATCTCTGGGACGCGTGAGAAAACGATAAAAGCAAAGGATTTTCGCTATGGTTCGCAAACTGGTTTTGGCTGTCGCCGCAGCAAGTGCGTTGATGTCTTCCAATATGGCGCACGCACTGGGAGTAGGGGACATCAACCTGCGTTCTGCCTTGAATCAGCCTCTCAATGCAGAGATAGAGCTGCTGCAGGTGAGAGATCTTTCCAGCGCCGAGATTCGCCCATCACTCGCTTCGCCAGACGACTTCGGCCGTGCCGGCATCGATCGTGACTTTTTCCTGACCGACCTGAAATTTACTCCTGAAGTGCGTTCAGATGGTCGCGCCATTATCCGCGTGACCTCGAACAAACCGGTCCGTGAGCCCTTCCTTAACTTCCTGATGGAAGTTAAATGGCCTTCCGGGCGAGTGCTACGCGAGTTCA
The nucleotide sequence above comes from Halopseudomonas xinjiangensis. Encoded proteins:
- a CDS encoding aspartate-semialdehyde dehydrogenase encodes the protein MSCDIAIVGVTGLESESLLEVLEDEGYPFAKIHLLEPTDSAGERLMLKGQSQRVEALERFDFSSVKVVIFLGSREVATEWAPAITAKGCAIVDATGAHRGQKDIPVVVAEVNPQHIGEYASRRIVACPDAQVVQTVLALKPLLDEAGLRSVSLATYQSMSTHSKDALEALAFQTSRLLNGQPAERGAFDKQSAFNLLPRIGEVDEMGVADAERALAEDVRRVLDLPDLPISATCVLVPVFFGSAQAMQAVTEQKVASKRLAGLLRKGAGLKLLDKPAAGGYPTPVSDATGSDHVWIGRLRQDTLDPHSVSMWVVSDNLRKGVVLNSLAVAARLIKDFL
- the leuB gene encoding 3-isopropylmalate dehydrogenase, producing the protein MVKHILILPGDGIGPEIMAEAVKALKIANEKYSLEVELEFDDLGGAAYDHYGVPLADETLARARAADAVLLGAVGGPKWDTIEPALRPERGLLKIRSQLELFGNLRPAILYPQLASASTLKPDVVSGLDILIVRELTGGIYFGQPRERRTLDNGERQAYDTLPYSESEIRRIAKVGFDMAMVRNRKLCSVDKANVLASSQLWREVVEEVARDYPEVELSHMYVDNCAMQLVRAPKQFDVIVTDNMFGDILSDQASMLTGSIGMLPSASLDRNNKGMYEPCHGSAPDIAGQGVANPLATILSVSMMLRYTFNQVQAADAIEKAVSLVLDQGLRTGDIMSDGCRRVGTAEMGDAVASALENL
- the asd gene encoding aspartate-semialdehyde dehydrogenase gives rise to the protein MKRVGLVGWRGMVGSVLMQRMREEDDFTGIDPVFFTTSNVGGKGPDIGKDIPALQDAFDIESLKPMEVIITCQGGDYTKEVYPKLRAEGWNGYWIDAASTLRMEDDAVIILDPVNRRNIDQAVRDGIRTYVGGNCTVSLMLMGLGGLFENGLVEWMSAMTYQAASGAGAQNMRELIGQMGTIHASVADNLADPASAILEIDRTVAATLREDSFPAEHFGVPLAGSLIPWIDKQLPNGQSREEWKAQAETNKIIGRSGRPIPVDGICVRIGAMRCHSQALTIKLNKDVPLADIEAMLDQHNQWSKVVPNTKEDTLRDLTPTSVTGTLSVPVGRLRKLNMGSQYLSAFTVGDQLLWGAAEPLRRMLRILQES